The sequence GCCCCAAACACAATGCGGTCAGCTCTCAGGAAGAGCACCTCTTGTACATACCCTCCGGACGATGCAATAGCATTCAAGCTCACGTTGCCGCTCATTTTGTAGTAAAGAAGCGCCGCTCGCTCAGTTTGGTATACcgcttcttcatccataAAGGTGATACTCGAAATGTCGTTGAAAAGCAGCAACTTGCGTGCAGTCGGCCGGAAAGAGGCCATACATACCGGGGGCGGATCTGATCGATCAAGTTGAAAGACTTGTTGCCTTTCCATGCGAGGCCATCTCTCTGGCGGGTCATCCCAGTCGACCGGCATTATgtcatcatcttcactAGTAGCTTGGATGGGGTAGAAGAACTTTGCCACATTTTTCCTGTCAAGTACCACGTCCTGATACAAGTGGTGGACATGGGTGTTGTAGAGGGTTCGTGTCACGACGTTATGCACGAGTAACGCCCGAGACCTCCACTCCGATGTCCGCGGCCGATCACCTcaaaccttcttctttcctcggTCTATCTTGGTACATGAGTCAGCAGTGTGTGAAGGGATGTGTAAGCAGGGAAAACTAGGAAAGGTATATAAACCCGTAGTTTATAGTTTTCATAGTTTCCCCAGAAAATCAATACTGTTGTCTTTTGTCCCAgcttctttgcttcttgccaccGAGCATTCCTTTCTAGACCTTTCCACGTCTAAAGTCGCATCGATCAGCCTTTAGTCCGGCTCCTGTTCCGCCAGGCCTCGGCTATTCTGTCCTCGTCCTTCTCTTATTCGCCGCCCTCCTTGATTGAGCGTCGGGCATTACGCTGATCGACGTGACGCCCCTGACAGTTCGACATGCCTGTATCAAGCTTAGGGTGGGCGTCTGGTGGCATACAAGATCGTAGACCTTTTGCTGGATATCAAGAGGGAGGGAGTGGAAACCGGACAAGAAGGTTTGTACCATGCTGTTGAGTGACGGGTGTTGGGGTACAGGACTTGCTATTCGATAGTTTGGCACAGCGTGTACCAGGAATTCCACAATCCTTTTACCACGCAGCTACTTTATATGCACGCTTGCGCTTGTCTCTCCCTATGGGCCGAAACTTTAATCAAACGCTTATCTAATCTCTTAACTATTAGCATCCGCAACTATTATGAGTACCACCACAAAGTCTTACACGAGCAAAAACCATTATTGTTCACATCTGAATCAAACTGTATATTTTATAAAACGCAAGATGAAAGTAACTATTATATGAAaacctttttttttttttttcccctctctctctctctctgTGTGTGTGATATTTGTATCCATTATTATCCACTCATGACTGAGCACCTGCCTGTCCACTCTCATACCAATTCTGCACACTCTTCAACAACCTCACCATCCCATTCGTATCGCCCATCCTCACTTCATTAATACTAATCCCATCAATCTTGACACCCGCATCGACCAGCATATCCATCATCGCTATCAACCCATCCAACCCGGGCAGTCCATCCGCTTCAGGGTCAAAAGCTCCAGGCGCCACGGGGGGGTTCGGCTCGACCCCCGAAAGCGACTTGACGAGGAAAAAGACGGTTTCGCCAGAAGTGAATGATTGGGGGAGGGCGGTTGCGCGGGGACAAGCCGGTGGGAGATGGGTGTTGACCCATTCGAGAAGCTGGGGAGCTTCTTCGGATGTGGGAATATCGCTGGGCGCATCACCGCTGCTTTGGCTACGACCAACCGCACCAAGCGAGCCACGAGCGGGGGCTGGAGCGGGGACGGGAGGAGCGGCAGCACTCGACGCGGGCTTTTGCGTGTTCTGGCTAAAGTTGCTAGAAGGGCGTCTCATATCCCGACTCGGTCGAGCTGGGGACATGCCTCCCACACCGAGGTTCTGGCTCGCCCTCCGCTTTTCTCCAGACGACGTATCCAAACTCATCTAAAAACATAAAATTAGGTTTTAACACAGGGACgcagaaaaaaaaaaaaagaataCATACCAGGATGTTGGCATCATGCGGAGTCAACTGGTTTGGATTTTCCCTCCTCGTAGCGCGCTGCATTGCCTCTCTTGTTGTCGGGCTCGGCGGTCTAGGCGCAAGCGCCTGCGCCTCGGCCAGCGGGATGGTCGGGATATTGCACGAGCTCGTGATTGGTTTTGTATAATCTCGCGCGATTGTCGCTTTCAGCAATGCCTTCATCCAGCCCCTCACTACCGTCTGCTCACTCGCCGAAAACGAGTGACTCTTTGCTCCCCCTCCTGTTGctgcagcagcagcagcagcatTCCCGCCTTGACTCGGGGCGAGACGGAAACCGTACGAACCGGGATTCGTATTATCATCCACCATAATCCTATGTGCATGGAGGTCGATCCGGCCTTTAAGGCTGTCTGCATTATCGGTTTTGAGAATGTACAGCGTCGATCCTTTGAGCACGACGTAGCGCGTCTTCCATCCGCCGTACCgctctcctttttttttgagGTAACCCGCGTAGTCCGGGGTCCCGATTTGTTTCAGCGCGCCGCCCCCCGCACCCGCCAATCCACCCGCTCCTACACCGGCAACGGCGGTAGGTCCCGAGATGTACTTGTTCTGCGGACTGGCAGGCTGCATCTGATGCACTTTGCTCCCAAACCCAAGTCTCGAAGACGTCGATCTTGCTTGTTGCTGCTCCCCGCCTATAGCTGTACCTGTAGCTGTACCTGTGGCGGTGGTGGGGGCGACAGCGGCAGCACCGAGGGGCGCAGGTTTTCGATTCCTCCCGAAAAAGCTTAATCGATCTTTCGACGAATCAACACTCTGTTTCCCGCGTTTATgacctcctcctccaccgGCGCCGCCAGCGCCCAACGACCCGAGGGATTCGCGTTTCGTCACGGTCGAGCCGGAACCAGGGGTGATGGGGCTCACGGGCATGCTTGCCGCTGTGGCGGCGGTggcggcggtggtggtgctgGCGGGGCGGATGGAGCTGGGTGCGGTGTTGGAAGTGGTCGTGGTCGTGTTCGTGTTTGCCACTGGCTGCGGCTGCGGCTGCGGCTCGGGTTGGGTCGCGGGCTGGGTCTCGGGCAGAGGGTGAGGTTTCTCGTTGATAGCTTCCATAACTGGTGCACCATGTTTCTTGGGATGAGCCCATGCGCTATACGCCCCAGGTTCCGGTTCCTCGGAATGACTCGGCATCGGCGGGGTAGATAGCGGCGGAGTGGACGGGAATGCGGGTTGGGCCATACCCATACCGtatgaagaagaagatggtggagCGCTCATACCGCGCAGCGATACACCGGGCGACATGTGGGTAGGCAAGCCAGAAGGTGAGAATTGCTGAGAGGACGAAGAGATCATGGAAGAAGGACGGCGAAGCTCGGATATGGCTGCTGCGATTCGCATACGTTTGCCAAACGCGATGATATCGAGCTCTTTGAGCAGGTTGGCGTCGAGTTCAAGCAAGACGTCGCCGGAAATCTCGTGTTCTGCCATCGTGTTAGCATAATACTA comes from Cryptococcus gattii WM276 chromosome G, complete sequence and encodes:
- a CDS encoding Hypothetical protein (Similar to TIGR gene model, INSD accession AAW44705.1; CNG02600); amino-acid sequence: MVQTFLSGFHSLPLDIQQKVYDLVCHQTPTLSLIQACDRPRTSEWRSRALLVHNVVTRTLYNTHVHHLYQDVVLDRKNVAKFFYPIQATSEDDDIMPVDWDDPPERWPRMERQQVFQLDRSDPPPVCMASFRPTARKLLLFNDISSITFMDEEAVYQTERAALLYYKMSGNVSLNAIASSGGYVQEVLFLRADRIVFGADVAKYMVYRPSNWEEKVRNLSYAFRGPTRVRLEIPEDIMEHVEEAEMSMNKTLIYLGCVELERRARSTVGESGHKQG